From the genome of Virgibacillus siamensis, one region includes:
- a CDS encoding HNH endonuclease produces the protein MTGVPKPNHKRRKPKSKERNRIKPEEYDKALEYWGGSCFCQNPFVEMHHVYFRSKGGRGTWRNLHPLCPTHHRNAHEDDGFRRHLEVMHKRKFGNHYWMDEHDLYENGLIEEPTKSNMEYYFNTQEEL, from the coding sequence ATGACCGGTGTACCTAAACCCAATCATAAGCGCAGGAAACCGAAAAGCAAAGAACGCAACCGAATCAAGCCGGAAGAATATGATAAGGCATTAGAATATTGGGGCGGTTCATGTTTCTGTCAGAATCCGTTTGTTGAGATGCATCACGTTTATTTTCGCAGCAAAGGCGGTCGTGGAACATGGCGCAATTTACACCCTTTATGTCCTACACATCATCGCAACGCACATGAGGATGACGGATTCAGACGACATTTAGAAGTAATGCACAAACGTAAATTCGGAAATCACTACTGGATGGACGAGCACGATCTATATGAAAATGGATTAATCGAAGAACCAACCAAATCAAATATGGAATACTATTTCAATACACAGGAGGAATTATAA
- a CDS encoding single-stranded DNA-binding protein: MINNTTLVGRLTKDCDLRYSQNGKAIANFNLAVNRQFKNQNGEREADFINIVQFGKGAEVTAQYVGKGSQVGVTGRIQTRNYENNEGKRIYVTEVVAEQVAFLDSKGDNKPKQEQKPFGGAEEVDMNDSLPF; encoded by the coding sequence ATGATTAACAATACTACACTTGTTGGACGACTAACTAAGGATTGTGATTTAAGATATTCTCAAAATGGGAAGGCTATTGCAAATTTTAACTTAGCAGTCAACAGGCAATTTAAAAACCAAAACGGAGAACGCGAAGCCGATTTTATAAACATTGTACAATTCGGAAAGGGCGCAGAAGTAACAGCACAATATGTAGGTAAAGGAAGTCAAGTAGGAGTAACCGGACGTATTCAGACACGTAATTACGAAAACAACGAAGGAAAGCGCATTTATGTAACTGAGGTAGTCGCTGAACAAGTTGCCTTTCTGGATTCAAAAGGAGACAACAAACCGAAACAGGAGCAAAAGCCTTTTGGCGGTGCTGAAGAAGTCGATATGAATGATAGCCTGCCATTTTGA